Proteins found in one Emys orbicularis isolate rEmyOrb1 chromosome 23, rEmyOrb1.hap1, whole genome shotgun sequence genomic segment:
- the ADPRS gene encoding ADP-ribosylhydrolase ARH3: MARCVVRSLLAKGEFDQVDMARRFAEEHKKEPDRGYGMAVVKVFKKLLSPKCSDVFEPARVQFNGKGSYGNGGAMRVAGVSLIYPEVQDVKKFAKLSAELTHANSLGYNGAILQALAVHLALQGELSRESFLEQLIGHMEDVEADDKSLADARAMGFEELPFSRRLKKIKEFLELSTVPKSDVLLELGNGIAALESVPTAIYSFLRSMKSDPDIPDHYNNLQRVIIYCISLGGDTDTIATMAGAIAGAYYGEEQVPPCWEQSCEAFQETEMLANSLHELYCQRL, from the exons ATGGCCAGGTGTGTGGTGCGGTCCCTGCTAGCCAAGGGAGAGTTTGATCAAGTTGATATGGCCAGGAG ATTTGCTGAGGAGCACAAGAAGGAGCCAGATCGGGGCTATGGGATGGCAGTCGTCAAAGTGTTCAAGAAACTTCTGAGCCCCAAGTGCAGTGATGTGTTTGAGCCAGCCCGAGTGCAGTTTAATGGGAAAGGCTCCTACGGGAACGGTGGTGCTATGAGGGTAGCAGGCGTTTCGCTGATTTACCCTGAGGTTCAGGATGTGAAGAAG tTTGCGAAGCTCAGTGCTGAGTTGACTCATGCCAACTCACTTGGCTATAACGGAGCCATCCTGCAGGCGCTGGCAGTGCACCTCGCCCTGCAGGGAGAGCTTAGTCGGGAAAGCTTCCTGGAGCAGCTGATCGGCCACATGGAGGATGTGGAGGCAGATGATAAATCTTTGGCTGATGCGCGAGC GATGGGTTTTGAAGAATTACCATTTTCAAGGCGTCTTAAGAAGATCAAGGAATTTTTGGAGCTTAGCACCGTTCCAAAGTCAGATGTATTGCTTGAGTTAG GCAATGGCATTGCTGCTCTGGAGTCTGTCCCCACTGCGATTTACTCCTTCTTGCGCTCCATGAAATCCGACCCAGATATTCCCGATCACTACAACAACCTACAGAGGGTCATCATCTACTGTATCTCGCTGGGTGGAGACACAGATACCATAGCTACCATGGCTGGAGCCATTGCAGGAGCTTATTATGGGGAGGAGCAGGTACCCccgtgctgggagcagagctgcgaAGCTTTTCAAGAGACAGAAATGCTGGCAAATAGCTTGCACGAACTCTACTGCCAACGACTTTGA